The stretch of DNA ACGAAACCTATCCATCTTTTCTATATCTAATCCTCCTCCTGTTCTGTCTTTCATAATAATATAAGCAACCAAAAGTAAAGCTATCATTACTGGAATTGCATAAATTAGTTTTTTTTTAATCACCTTATAGTTTACAAAAAACAATACAAAAAACAATATCAATAGACCCGACCTAGATCCAGACAATAAAAATATTCCAATTATAATTATTTGATCTCTTTTTCTTATTTCCCCATGTATAGTAAACATTAAATAAAACAACATTGCTAAAAACATCAATTCAAAATTATTTTCATAAAAAAGAATTGGCCTACTATTATTTGTTAAGAATTTAATATACAAATATTTAAAAAGAAATAAATATGAGATAAAATAATAAAATTTAGAAAATTCTTTAGAAGTTATACGAGTTTTCCCTACTAAAAAACAAATAGAAATTCCATAAATAAAAAATTTGTAAATTAAGAAAAAATCGAAAATGTTTTCTCTTTTGTAAAATACTGCATAAATTAAACTTCCTATTAAATAAACAGAAAATATTAATAGATAACTTAAAAAGTTTTTATTTATTTTGGAACTATTTAAAAATACAATGAAAAAAAAAATAATTTCAAATAACATCTTATAAGACTCTGTCATATAAGTCTGTTCAATTGCTATAATTGAAATTATAGGAAGAAAAAATAACAGAATATTCTTAGTCATTTATTTAATCTTTGTTCTGTAAAAAGAAAAGTTCGAAACTATTTTTAAGTACAGCTGTTTTATCTGCTGACATATTTAAACTACCGATAATTCCTTGATAACTTATTTTATTTAGGTAGTTTAAATATTCTAATCTTTGCCTATAAGGCATTGTAGGATAATTACCGTTTTTTATTGAGCTAATAATCTCTTTTATTTCATTGTAGCTCTTCATTACTATACTATTCTTGGTAGTATTGAAATAAGTACTTTTAAGGGCTATAAGCGGCTTATTAATCAAGATGCACTCTATAGCTATAGTCCCAGTAACTGTAACAACCATGTTAATATCTTTAAAAATCTCACCCATAGAAATATCGAAATTCAATATTGATACTTTTTCATTAGTACTGATAAAATCTATTAAACCACTGGTTATTTCCATAAAAGGTTTAGGGTTTGGTTTAATTATTAGTTCATCATCTTCTTGTAACTGTTTAGAAAGCTCTTTGATTATTTCTAATTGATTATTAAAAGGATGCCCATAAACATCTATATTAGATTCAGGCTGCATTTGCATAGGGTATAATATTTTAAAAGATTTGGTTTTTGGTAAAGTTTTAATTGATATTTTCTTTACCCTACTTTGGTTTGCCTTATTCTTTACTGTCCTTTTTATATAATGAAAAGGAGAAGGTGTATTTTTATCTCCATTTCGATAAGCAATAACTTTAACAAGTAAGTCCTTGAATTTTTGTTTTGTTTTTAATTTATAATTTTTCTTTATCATATAATCTGGAACAACTTTCTTATTTGTAATCTGATTATACAATTCTTCTAGTTTTGAATCACTTAAGTTTTCATTCGAACCTAAAAAAGGGACTAAAGTGTCTTCTTTATAAAACGCAAATCGACCTATAGGATACCTACTTGTCATAGGGTTTAAGTACATAATATTAACTTCTCTACATATTTTTATAGCTAAATAGTCCTGAAAAGATGCTGCTTCACCAAATATGAAATTGGGATTAATTTCAGTTATTTTATCTTTCATACTTTTATAATAGACATAATAATCCGTTCTATTTGAACCAAAATAATTTCTCTGTCTATCATAATTTATAGGTACATCAATTTTCTTATCTGAAACACCGTTATTTATGAAATGGTTATTTCCTGATCTTGAACTAAATAATTTATTAAAAATAAGAAAATGTATTTCGACATTATTTCTATTGCAAAAATTTTCATCAAAAACTTCATCCCATATTTTAACATTATCCCTACTCTCTATAATTATAATTTTGTTTTTTGTAAAAGACATATTTTGATATAAAAATTGAAAACATTCCGCAAATATAAGAAATTGCTACTCCAATAATCCCAAATAAGGGAACCAGAATAAAAATAACAAACATTAAAATCTTTAAAATTTTATCTCATATTTTATTAGACTTAAACCTAAGCTAATAGCAAACGAAAAATATGTTAAAAAACCTAACATAAAAGCTATAACATAGTACTTAAGACTATCATTCTTTGTATATTTCTTTATCACACAAACTTATAAAAGTATATTAACGGAGTTCTTAATTTAACTTATTTTTTATTTTGCTATTTAGAATCATATCAAAAAAATTGCTCCTTTTTTATTTAAATGATTGCTGTCAAAAAAATTGCTTTTTTCAAAAAAATCACTATCCACATAATTCCAATACTCCAAATTATATTTTTGAGTAATTCGTAATAAATCTTTTGTATTTTCTTCAATCACTTTAGCAGATAGAAATATATTATAGTTCTTATAAGTAGGAGTCGTAAAAAAAATTGGGGTTACTTCTGAACTCTGTAATTTACCGATAAAACTCTCCAAGTCATGAATTATTTCTTCGAACAAGAAAGAAGAAATAATAGAGGAGGTAAAATTATTAGCTTTAACAAAACACCTATTCCTATTGTCTCCAAACTTTGTTAAACCTGCTCCTTTATATCCAATAAAGCCTTTACTTATTGAATCTTTAATATCTACTCCTTCCTCAACATCAAAATTTATTATCTTAACTTCTTTATTAGCATACAAATTTCTGATTCTCTTTTGTATTAATGCCCCCCAACTCTTGATGTATATCCAAATAGAAATAGTTCTTATCTTTATATTTTATATTACTACCATAGTAAGACCATATATCTAATATACCCTGATTTGATGTATGCAAAGAATGATAATCCACACTTATTAATTCATATTTTAAGTTTGACATTGAGCCCATTAAAGATTTCGTAATTCACTTGTCAAAATAGATCTGCTGACCTACATTAGCTAAATTATAGGCATAGCCGTCAAATTCATGAGGGTGCTACACCATAAGTCAAGTGCGAATTGCCCAATATTTAAACGTTAATAGAGTCTCTTAGCTCCTTTGCTTCATAAAACCTCTCTTTATATAGTGAATTCTGTTGTCGAAGCCATACATCAATACATAAAACTAGAAGTAAAGGTACCTCTGTATAGTCAGGCAATTTTCTTTAAGAATAATTTCATAATAAATTGAAAATAAATAAAATCTTGTTCTCTGCCACCAAAAAATAATACTGAAAGAACAATTAAATAATAGAATCTATAATGCAAAATTCTTT from Flavivirga spongiicola encodes:
- a CDS encoding capsular polysaccharide export protein, LipB/KpsS family, whose translation is MSFTKNKIIIIESRDNVKIWDEVFDENFCNRNNVEIHFLIFNKLFSSRSGNNHFINNGVSDKKIDVPINYDRQRNYFGSNRTDYYVYYKSMKDKITEINPNFIFGEAASFQDYLAIKICREVNIMYLNPMTSRYPIGRFAFYKEDTLVPFLGSNENLSDSKLEELYNQITNKKVVPDYMIKKNYKLKTKQKFKDLLVKVIAYRNGDKNTPSPFHYIKRTVKNKANQSRVKKISIKTLPKTKSFKILYPMQMQPESNIDVYGHPFNNQLEIIKELSKQLQEDDELIIKPNPKPFMEITSGLIDFISTNEKVSILNFDISMGEIFKDINMVVTVTGTIAIECILINKPLIALKSTYFNTTKNSIVMKSYNEIKEIISSIKNGNYPTMPYRQRLEYLNYLNKISYQGIIGSLNMSADKTAVLKNSFELFFLQNKD